Proteins from one Caloramator mitchellensis genomic window:
- the tnpA gene encoding IS66 family insertion sequence element accessory protein TnpA encodes MQEIRQRQNNLNWDELIQNFQASGLSAPKWCKENGIMLSQLRWQLKKEKRLTMKKYNGSN; translated from the coding sequence GTGCAAGAAATTAGACAAAGACAAAATAATCTAAACTGGGATGAATTGATTCAAAATTTTCAAGCAAGCGGACTTTCAGCTCCAAAGTGGTGCAAAGAAAATGGGATAATGCTTTCTCAATTAAGGTGGCAACTGAAAAAAGAAAAACGTTTAACAATGAAGAAATACAATGGGTCCAACTGA
- a CDS encoding recombinase family protein translates to MARAVTVIPATINRYSKEQIETSIKRVAAYARVSTDNDEQLSSYEAQVDHYTRYIKSNPSWRFVGVYSDEGISATSTKKREGFNRMIEDALNGKIDLIITKSVSRFARNTVDTLTTVRKLKEKGVEVYFEKENIYTLDSKGELLITIMSSLAQEESRSISEHVTWGQRKRFADGKVSLPYKHFLGYTKGEDGYPKIVEEEAEIVRLIYRMFLEGKTALSIAKYLTENKVKTPAGRKVWPQSTVLSILQNEKYKGDAILQKTFTVDFLTKKVKKNEGEVPQYYVENSHPAIIPSEVFDLVQDEIKKRKEVKGYKTGGSFFSGKIICGNCGSFYGRKVWHSTSKYRRVKWQCNNKFKNDKRCKTPHIYEDKIKKAFVEVFNGFIENKEEILKGYEEVIKELTDTSKLDKETEKLKGELEVISEMIRKCVEENARSKIDQGKYIERYDELVNKYEGIKSEIERTNDKRFEKKVKKEKILEFIKELEGRDELIKEFDEELWFGTVDRVVVNGDGKITLVFKDGRKIEWWM, encoded by the coding sequence ATGGCAAGAGCAGTTACAGTAATACCAGCAACGATAAACAGATATTCTAAAGAACAAATAGAAACATCTATAAAAAGAGTAGCTGCATATGCAAGAGTATCGACAGATAACGATGAACAGCTTTCAAGTTATGAGGCTCAGGTTGACCACTACACAAGATATATAAAATCAAACCCTTCTTGGAGATTTGTTGGAGTGTATTCAGACGAAGGAATATCAGCAACAAGCACTAAAAAGAGAGAAGGATTCAATAGAATGATTGAAGATGCACTAAATGGCAAGATAGACCTTATAATAACAAAGTCGGTAAGCAGATTTGCAAGAAATACAGTAGATACATTAACAACAGTCAGAAAACTTAAAGAAAAAGGTGTGGAAGTATACTTTGAAAAAGAGAATATATATACTTTAGACAGCAAAGGAGAACTTTTAATTACAATAATGAGCTCCCTAGCACAGGAAGAATCAAGGTCAATTAGTGAACACGTAACCTGGGGACAAAGAAAAAGATTTGCAGATGGGAAGGTGAGCCTTCCATACAAACACTTTTTAGGCTACACAAAAGGAGAAGATGGCTATCCAAAGATAGTAGAGGAAGAAGCTGAGATTGTAAGGTTAATATATAGAATGTTTTTAGAAGGGAAAACTGCACTAAGCATAGCAAAGTATTTAACAGAGAATAAAGTAAAAACACCAGCAGGTAGAAAAGTGTGGCCTCAGAGCACAGTTTTAAGTATACTTCAAAATGAAAAATACAAAGGCGATGCAATACTTCAAAAAACTTTTACAGTAGATTTCCTAACAAAGAAGGTAAAGAAAAATGAAGGAGAAGTTCCACAGTATTATGTAGAAAACAGCCATCCGGCAATAATTCCATCTGAAGTATTTGATTTGGTCCAGGATGAAATTAAAAAAAGAAAAGAAGTAAAGGGTTATAAGACAGGAGGGAGCTTTTTTTCAGGGAAGATTATATGTGGCAACTGCGGAAGTTTCTACGGCAGGAAGGTTTGGCACTCTACGAGTAAATATAGAAGGGTAAAATGGCAGTGCAATAATAAGTTTAAAAATGATAAAAGGTGCAAAACACCACATATTTATGAAGATAAAATAAAGAAGGCTTTTGTTGAAGTGTTTAATGGATTTATTGAAAATAAGGAAGAAATATTAAAAGGGTATGAGGAAGTTATAAAGGAATTGACAGACACATCAAAGCTTGATAAAGAAACAGAAAAACTTAAGGGTGAGCTTGAGGTAATATCTGAAATGATAAGAAAATGTGTTGAAGAAAATGCTCGAAGTAAAATAGACCAAGGAAAGTATATTGAAAGGTATGATGAGTTAGTTAATAAGTATGAAGGAATTAAAAGTGAAATAGAAAGGACAAATGATAAAAGGTTCGAAAAAAAGGTTAAGAAGGAGAAAATATTAGAGTTCATAAAGGAACTTGAAGGAAGGGATGAATTAATCAAAGAATTTGATGAGGAGCTTTGGTTTGGAACAGTTGATAGGGTAGTTGTAAATGGTGATGGTAAGATAACTTTAGTGTTTAAAGATGGTAGGAAAATAGAGTGGTGGATGTAA
- a CDS encoding recombinase family protein yields MLTILASFAQEESRSVSENIKWRIRKGFKEGELVNLRFMYGYRIEKGKIEINEDEAKIVRMIFHDYINGMGATKIAKMLREMGIEKIRGGKWNSERVVEILKNEKYTGNALLQKKYVKDHLTKALVRNTGYLPKYYAEETHPAIIDLETFQKAQEILEERRLRYSSLKEPSSHIFSGKIICSICGKKYRRKTNHKKITWNCSTYLKYGKDTCQSKQVPEDVLIKLTLEVLNIREFDEDFISKNIKEIHVSGPRQLLFVKYNDEKIEKEWDY; encoded by the coding sequence ATGCTAACTATCCTCGCATCTTTTGCTCAAGAAGAAAGTAGGTCAGTTAGTGAAAATATTAAATGGAGAATAAGAAAAGGATTTAAAGAAGGAGAACTTGTAAATCTTAGGTTTATGTATGGATACAGGATAGAAAAAGGAAAAATAGAAATCAATGAGGATGAGGCAAAAATAGTTAGAATGATTTTTCATGACTATATAAATGGAATGGGTGCAACTAAAATAGCAAAGATGCTAAGAGAAATGGGAATAGAGAAAATAAGGGGAGGCAAATGGAACTCTGAAAGGGTTGTAGAAATATTAAAGAATGAAAAATACACAGGAAATGCACTTTTGCAGAAAAAATATGTAAAGGACCATCTAACAAAGGCTTTAGTTAGAAATACAGGTTATCTTCCAAAATACTATGCAGAGGAAACACATCCAGCAATAATCGATTTAGAAACATTTCAAAAGGCACAAGAAATATTAGAAGAAAGAAGATTAAGGTATTCATCTCTAAAAGAACCTTCAAGTCATATATTTTCAGGAAAAATTATATGCAGTATATGCGGTAAAAAATATAGACGCAAAACAAACCATAAAAAGATTACTTGGAACTGCTCAACTTATTTGAAATATGGTAAGGATACATGCCAATCAAAGCAGGTTCCTGAAGATGTTTTAATAAAGTTAACCTTGGAAGTATTAAATATAAGGGAATTTGATGAAGATTTTATATCTAAAAATATAAAAGAAATTCATGTTTCAGGGCCAAGACAACTATTATTTGTAAAATATAATGATGAAAAAATAGAAAAGGAATGGGACTATTAA